The following are encoded together in the Arcticibacterium luteifluviistationis genome:
- the rnr gene encoding ribonuclease R: protein MARKKKSEITKQKDAILGFMRQFDQRPVTFTDYYNQFDIYTDQDKMFFKLIIEELEDEGKISRIARGKFTLSDAKKKNEANGIIGVLDHVNPKFGFVRYDDGEKDIFIESENLNGAIHGDTVSVVITGRGSRKGGNPEGKVIGIEKRGKSEIVGKIKVYDNYAIVKPDNKNFHEDVFIAKTSIFHAETNDLVIVKIVEYPSSFQQATGKVIEVLGQSGDNDAEMHAIMAEFGLPIKFPEEVETLAAAIPIEIEEEEIKKRRDMRDTLTFTVDPHDAKDFDDALSYKKIDENTFEIGIHIADVSHYVRPGTVLEEEAFKRATSVYLVDRTIPMLPEKLSNNLCSLRPNEDKLVFSAVFEMDLNGTVKKEWFGRCIIHSDKRYAYEQAQDVIESDENNIPEGSNAELRDCLILLNNTAKKLRKERFKKGAFNFETNEVKFELDENGKPLGVYQKVRKDAHKLIEEFMLLANKKVAEFVFWGKFSAKVKAEVKKNEEKTPTMVYRVHEPPNPEKVSTFTAFAGKLGFKINSNSQDALSNSLNNLMAEIEGTPMQSVLESLAIRTMSKAKYSTSPQGHFGLAFEHYSHFTSPIRRYPDVMAHRMLQHYLDNGASLSKDDYESKCKHSSDQEKLAAEAERASIKYKQVEFMSYQDRNVVFEGVVTGVTDFGIFVEVAGTGCEGMVRLADLNDDYYDYDPENYRVTGQRNGRVIGFGDAVKVSIMSTDLEKRSMDLELVEAGGKSFLNTSGGKKFSKGRSSRGGGSKSRKVIPPRKGGKRRKR from the coding sequence ATGGCTAGAAAGAAAAAATCAGAAATAACGAAGCAGAAAGATGCCATTCTAGGTTTCATGCGTCAGTTTGACCAAAGACCCGTTACATTCACCGACTACTACAATCAATTCGATATTTATACCGATCAAGACAAAATGTTCTTTAAACTAATAATTGAAGAACTAGAAGATGAGGGCAAAATAAGCAGAATAGCCCGAGGTAAATTTACCCTCTCGGATGCTAAAAAGAAAAACGAAGCAAACGGAATAATAGGAGTTTTAGACCATGTTAACCCAAAGTTTGGTTTTGTACGATATGACGATGGTGAAAAAGACATTTTCATTGAATCTGAGAATCTAAATGGAGCCATTCATGGAGATACCGTATCCGTAGTAATTACAGGACGAGGAAGTCGCAAGGGCGGAAACCCTGAAGGGAAAGTCATAGGTATAGAAAAAAGAGGCAAAAGTGAGATCGTTGGAAAGATTAAGGTCTATGACAACTACGCTATTGTTAAACCGGATAATAAGAACTTTCATGAAGATGTTTTTATAGCAAAGACCAGCATTTTTCATGCAGAAACTAATGACTTGGTAATTGTAAAAATCGTTGAGTACCCTTCAAGTTTTCAACAAGCAACAGGAAAAGTCATTGAAGTGTTAGGCCAATCAGGAGACAATGATGCCGAAATGCACGCTATCATGGCAGAATTTGGTTTACCAATCAAATTTCCAGAAGAAGTAGAAACCTTAGCAGCGGCAATTCCGATAGAAATAGAAGAAGAAGAAATTAAGAAAAGAAGGGACATGCGTGATACGCTTACCTTCACTGTTGACCCACATGACGCCAAAGATTTTGACGATGCTTTGAGCTATAAAAAGATTGACGAAAACACTTTTGAAATAGGAATACACATTGCGGACGTATCTCATTATGTACGCCCTGGAACTGTTTTAGAAGAAGAGGCATTTAAACGTGCTACGTCTGTTTACTTGGTTGACAGAACCATCCCAATGCTTCCAGAAAAGCTTTCAAATAACCTCTGCTCTTTAAGGCCCAACGAAGACAAATTAGTTTTCTCTGCCGTTTTTGAAATGGATCTTAACGGTACGGTCAAAAAAGAATGGTTTGGAAGATGTATTATCCACTCTGACAAAAGGTACGCTTACGAGCAAGCTCAAGACGTTATAGAATCCGACGAAAATAACATTCCAGAAGGTAGTAATGCTGAACTCCGTGATTGTCTTATTCTTTTAAACAACACAGCCAAAAAACTCCGAAAAGAACGTTTCAAAAAGGGAGCCTTTAATTTTGAAACAAATGAGGTCAAGTTTGAACTTGACGAAAACGGAAAGCCTTTAGGTGTTTATCAAAAGGTTAGAAAAGATGCCCATAAGCTTATTGAAGAGTTTATGCTTTTGGCTAATAAAAAAGTTGCCGAATTTGTTTTTTGGGGCAAGTTCTCTGCCAAAGTAAAAGCTGAGGTCAAGAAAAACGAGGAGAAAACACCAACTATGGTGTACCGTGTACATGAACCACCAAATCCTGAAAAAGTAAGCACTTTTACGGCCTTTGCTGGTAAACTTGGTTTTAAAATCAACTCAAATTCACAAGATGCCCTTTCTAATTCTTTGAATAATTTGATGGCGGAGATCGAAGGAACGCCTATGCAGAGTGTTTTAGAATCTTTAGCCATTAGAACCATGTCAAAGGCAAAATACTCTACTTCACCTCAAGGTCACTTTGGTCTAGCTTTCGAGCACTATAGCCACTTTACTTCGCCTATTAGAAGGTATCCTGACGTGATGGCTCACAGAATGCTGCAACACTACCTTGATAATGGAGCAAGCCTAAGTAAAGATGATTACGAATCAAAATGTAAGCACTCCTCTGATCAAGAAAAATTAGCCGCTGAAGCCGAAAGAGCCTCTATAAAATACAAGCAGGTAGAATTTATGAGCTACCAAGACCGAAATGTAGTTTTTGAAGGCGTGGTGACCGGTGTTACAGATTTTGGAATATTTGTAGAAGTAGCTGGAACGGGTTGCGAAGGCATGGTAAGGCTTGCTGATTTAAATGACGACTACTACGATTACGACCCTGAAAACTACAGAGTAACTGGGCAAAGAAATGGTAGAGTAATAGGCTTTGGTGATGCAGTCAAAGTAAGTATCATGTCAACAGACCTTGAAAAACGTAGCATGGATTTAGAGTTAGTAGAGGCTGGAGGAAAGTCTTTTCTTAATACCAGCGGTGGTAAAAAGTTTTCTAAAGGAAGATCTTCAAGAGGTGGTGGTTCTAAAAGTAGAAAGGTAATTCCTCCAAGAAAAGGAGGAAAGCGTAGGAAGAGGTAA
- a CDS encoding 2Fe-2S iron-sulfur cluster-binding protein: MKTYFLQVKNIVSETEDSITIEFWHPLSEQIKYKAGQFLTLIVPADNGKKVRRSYSMSSSPHADTSVAVTIKRVAGGLVSNYLCDNVSIGDFIEVVEPMGNFVIEPDASISRNVVLVGAGSGITPLISIAKSILKIEPKSKVSLIYGNRTSGNIIFRKALIDLEMQYSGRFQSTLILSQADENWAGERGRISRANIVILLKEMDVHFKEESFYLCGPIEMMDEVITSLKMFDVPDERIHKENFHAPALDEKAEHAEEEGLKTQEITVKYDGEDFTFKVEPHQSILEAALELDIDLPYSCQAGMCTACLGKCTSGKVMMDEDEGLTESEIKEGLVLTCVAHPASSGVVIEIE, encoded by the coding sequence ATGAAAACATACTTTTTACAGGTAAAGAACATAGTAAGTGAGACGGAAGATTCCATTACTATAGAGTTTTGGCATCCTTTGTCGGAACAAATAAAATATAAAGCAGGTCAATTTTTGACTTTGATAGTGCCCGCTGATAACGGAAAAAAGGTCAGAAGAAGCTATTCCATGTCTTCTTCGCCTCATGCTGATACATCGGTAGCGGTTACTATTAAAAGAGTGGCAGGCGGTTTGGTGTCAAATTACCTTTGTGATAATGTTAGTATTGGAGATTTTATAGAGGTTGTGGAGCCAATGGGTAATTTTGTGATAGAACCAGATGCCAGTATTAGCCGTAACGTGGTGTTGGTAGGGGCAGGAAGCGGAATTACTCCTTTAATCTCTATTGCTAAGTCTATTTTAAAAATTGAACCAAAATCTAAGGTTTCTCTCATTTACGGAAATAGAACCTCAGGCAATATCATTTTTAGGAAAGCTCTGATTGACCTAGAAATGCAATACTCAGGTAGATTTCAGTCAACTTTGATTCTTAGTCAGGCGGATGAAAATTGGGCAGGCGAACGAGGGAGAATAAGTAGGGCTAACATTGTTATCTTGCTTAAGGAAATGGACGTTCACTTTAAAGAGGAATCTTTTTATTTATGTGGTCCTATTGAAATGATGGATGAGGTAATCACGTCTTTAAAAATGTTTGATGTGCCTGATGAGCGTATTCATAAAGAAAATTTCCATGCTCCAGCATTAGATGAAAAGGCAGAACATGCCGAAGAAGAAGGTCTGAAAACGCAGGAAATTACAGTTAAATATGATGGTGAAGATTTTACATTTAAAGTAGAACCGCATCAATCTATATTAGAAGCTGCCTTGGAATTGGATATTGATTTGCCGTATTCTTGTCAAGCGGGTATGTGTACTGCTTGCCTAGGTAAATGTACTTCCGGAAAAGTGATGATGGATGAAGATGAAGGACTGACCGAATCGGAAATAAAGGAAGGCCTCGTATTAACTTGTGTGGCTCACCCAGCTAGTTCTGGTGTGGTGATAGAAATAGAATAA
- a CDS encoding outer membrane beta-barrel protein, translating to MKKLYKTLTILSFCSLSLTAMSQDYEHYDSRDQSWERHKNVHQKSQKGSNIFKKKDFGLILAINSFDAAYDMPELNTWQSRYVGLQWRRNNRLLTGRQVDVALGTGLEIGWNNFMMQHDEQYYQQGEISDFELLDYPLEKSKLVVNTLNIPVMLQFGFKESDFKFGIGAYGGVRINSYQKFKEADQSKYKEKGAYNLRKFNYGLMAEAGRGDFKLFAKYDMLPMFNDNNPINANVLSIGVRL from the coding sequence ATGAAAAAGCTATACAAAACTTTAACAATTCTTTCTTTTTGCTCCCTAAGTTTGACCGCTATGAGTCAAGATTATGAGCATTACGACAGTAGAGACCAATCATGGGAACGCCACAAAAATGTTCACCAGAAAAGCCAAAAAGGAAGCAACATTTTCAAGAAAAAAGACTTCGGTTTAATACTTGCCATAAACAGTTTTGATGCCGCCTATGACATGCCTGAACTAAATACATGGCAGTCGAGATATGTAGGCCTTCAATGGAGAAGAAACAACCGTTTATTGACCGGAAGGCAGGTTGACGTCGCTTTGGGTACAGGACTTGAAATTGGCTGGAATAACTTTATGATGCAGCACGATGAGCAGTACTACCAACAGGGTGAGATTTCAGATTTTGAGCTCTTAGATTACCCTCTTGAGAAGTCTAAACTAGTGGTAAACACACTTAATATTCCTGTAATGCTACAATTCGGCTTTAAAGAGAGCGATTTTAAGTTTGGTATTGGTGCATATGGCGGAGTCCGAATAAATAGCTACCAAAAATTTAAAGAGGCTGACCAATCAAAGTATAAAGAAAAAGGAGCTTACAACCTTCGGAAGTTCAATTATGGCTTAATGGCTGAGGCCGGAAGAGGCGATTTTAAGCTATTTGCCAAATATGACATGTTACCTATGTTTAATGATAATAATCCAATAAATGCTAACGTCCTTAGTATAGGCGTTAGGCTTTAA